The proteins below are encoded in one region of Fimbriimonadaceae bacterium:
- a CDS encoding pseudouridine synthase, translating to MPTLRLWKPFGVLCQFREGSGRPTLADLVDVPDVYPAGRLDFDSEGLVVLTDQGWLQARLTEPKFHHEKEYWVQVEGVPGEQQLAALRTGVELNDGMTRPARAEVFASPPLLPPGAPVRERADAPTSWLKIVLTEGRNRQVRRMTAAIGHPTVRLVRWAIGNLDLRGLEPGRWEEVPPALMKRLMGG from the coding sequence GTGCCGACACTCCGTCTGTGGAAGCCTTTTGGCGTCCTTTGCCAGTTCCGCGAGGGATCGGGACGCCCGACGCTGGCGGATCTCGTGGACGTCCCCGACGTCTATCCGGCCGGCCGACTGGACTTCGACAGCGAGGGTTTGGTCGTGCTGACCGACCAGGGTTGGCTGCAGGCGCGGCTCACGGAGCCCAAGTTCCACCACGAGAAGGAATATTGGGTGCAGGTGGAAGGCGTGCCGGGAGAGCAGCAGCTTGCCGCCCTTCGCACGGGGGTGGAGCTGAACGACGGCATGACTCGCCCGGCGCGGGCCGAGGTCTTCGCCTCACCGCCTTTGCTTCCGCCCGGGGCGCCGGTCCGAGAACGCGCGGACGCCCCGACGTCTTGGCTCAAGATCGTCTTGACCGAAGGTCGGAACCGGCAGGTGCGACGGATGACCGCGGCTATCGGCCACCCTACGGTGCGGCTCGTCCGCTGGGCGATCGGGAATTTGGACCTGCGCGGATTGGAGCCGGGAAGGTGGGAGGAGGTGCCGCCCGCGCTCATGAAGCGGTTGATGGGCGGTTAG
- a CDS encoding DUF4230 domain-containing protein: MRNDRGPLTLILAAALGAAAVYVFFVAVPAVQTKVVPTPVLLQRVQALGELRTVRHQYEQVFEYGTQRRAADWAAWIPASDDFVGSLTRNKALVTATGTVDAGIDLRKAQIEVVEGTIVVTLPKPRVYEPVVTAKVHTSTSGLLWNDANLGLRAQQEAGARFVQAARSAGVEDEATAEARRVVGSLLTKLTDKKVVVR, encoded by the coding sequence GTGCGGAACGACCGCGGGCCCCTGACCCTTATCCTCGCCGCCGCGCTAGGCGCCGCGGCCGTCTACGTCTTTTTTGTAGCGGTCCCCGCAGTCCAGACGAAGGTCGTCCCGACTCCAGTGTTACTTCAGCGAGTGCAGGCGCTTGGTGAACTCCGAACGGTGCGCCACCAGTACGAGCAGGTCTTCGAATACGGCACTCAGAGACGGGCGGCCGATTGGGCGGCGTGGATCCCGGCTTCCGACGACTTCGTCGGCAGCTTGACCCGGAACAAGGCGCTCGTGACCGCGACCGGCACGGTCGACGCAGGCATCGACCTGCGCAAGGCTCAGATCGAGGTGGTCGAGGGCACGATCGTCGTCACCCTGCCGAAGCCGCGCGTTTATGAACCGGTGGTCACCGCCAAAGTCCACACAAGCACGTCTGGACTCCTTTGGAACGATGCGAACCTCGGCCTCCGGGCGCAGCAGGAAGCAGGCGCGCGGTTTGTCCAGGCGGCCCGCTCGGCCGGGGTCGAAGACGAAGCGACGGCCGAGGCTCGCCGGGTCGTCGGTTCGCTCCTCACGAAGCTGACCGACAAGAAAGTCGTCGTGCGCTAA
- a CDS encoding amidase yields MGIDPVLTRQALLRAGLSLPFLPALARAQQIQAEPAATGVISEADLAVADRLGGVSFSPAQHKLALGSVRERAASYSAVREMDLANSVEPDLVFQPYGRKPEREPVVAASPVFPMEVPSGRELLSKPVAELAFLLRSGALTSERLTGEAIACLKRLDPVLKCVVTLLEEQAMDEARQADAELKAGGSEKPLLGIPYGVKDLFATKAGKTTWGAEAFRDQEFDFDATVVRRLREAGAVCTAKLTCGALAYDDVWFGGQTKNPWNLKQGSSGSSAGSASAVSAGILPFAIGTETLGSIMSPSFRCRVTGLRPTYGRVSRHGCMQLSWTNDKVGPIVRHASDALLVLRAIAGHDPEDRATLAQPMEEPFATGARGGKIGWFSDEEGAEPVFVGHLRELGYQVDRIKLTPPPDAVLTCLLVEASAAFDKVTRGADIEKIGKLWPPEFLAARYVPAVEYVQALRVRAVVARRFEEELGDFDAVVAEDTGGSLLITTNNTGHPQMIIPWGTNEKGAPKAVSIVGRLYDEAKVCEIAGALQSKAHFHEMLPPL; encoded by the coding sequence ATGGGCATCGACCCCGTCCTCACGCGGCAGGCGCTCCTGCGAGCCGGCCTCAGCCTGCCGTTCCTCCCCGCTTTGGCCCGTGCCCAGCAGATCCAAGCGGAGCCTGCGGCGACCGGCGTGATCTCCGAGGCGGACCTCGCCGTGGCTGACCGTCTCGGCGGGGTCTCGTTCTCCCCGGCGCAGCACAAGCTCGCATTGGGCAGCGTTCGAGAGCGGGCCGCCTCTTACTCTGCGGTCCGTGAGATGGACCTCGCCAACAGCGTCGAGCCCGACCTCGTTTTCCAGCCTTACGGGCGCAAGCCCGAACGCGAGCCGGTCGTGGCCGCGAGCCCGGTCTTTCCCATGGAGGTGCCCTCCGGCCGGGAACTCCTGAGCAAGCCGGTGGCCGAACTCGCGTTCCTCTTGCGGAGCGGCGCGCTGACCTCAGAGCGGCTGACCGGTGAAGCCATCGCCTGCTTGAAGCGGCTGGACCCCGTGTTGAAATGCGTGGTCACGCTGCTCGAGGAGCAGGCCATGGACGAGGCGCGGCAGGCCGATGCCGAGCTCAAGGCGGGCGGGTCGGAGAAGCCGCTGCTCGGCATCCCCTATGGCGTGAAAGACCTCTTTGCGACCAAGGCGGGCAAGACGACATGGGGCGCGGAAGCGTTCCGCGACCAAGAGTTCGACTTCGACGCGACGGTCGTGCGAAGGCTGCGCGAGGCGGGGGCAGTCTGCACGGCCAAGCTCACATGCGGGGCGCTCGCCTATGACGACGTCTGGTTCGGCGGACAGACGAAGAACCCCTGGAACCTGAAGCAAGGTTCGAGCGGGTCTTCTGCAGGTTCGGCGAGTGCGGTCTCGGCCGGCATCCTGCCCTTCGCGATCGGGACGGAGACGCTCGGCTCTATCATGTCGCCCTCTTTCCGGTGCCGCGTGACCGGGTTACGGCCTACCTACGGCCGCGTCAGCCGGCACGGCTGCATGCAGCTCAGCTGGACGAACGACAAAGTCGGGCCGATCGTGCGGCACGCCTCGGACGCTTTGCTGGTCCTGCGAGCCATCGCCGGCCACGACCCCGAAGACCGGGCGACGCTCGCGCAGCCGATGGAAGAACCCTTCGCCACGGGGGCTCGCGGCGGCAAGATCGGCTGGTTCTCGGACGAGGAGGGGGCGGAACCCGTTTTCGTTGGCCATCTTAGGGAACTCGGCTACCAGGTCGACAGGATCAAACTGACGCCTCCGCCGGACGCGGTGCTCACCTGCCTCTTGGTGGAAGCTTCGGCCGCCTTCGACAAGGTGACGCGCGGAGCGGACATCGAGAAGATCGGGAAGTTGTGGCCGCCGGAGTTCTTGGCCGCCCGCTACGTGCCCGCGGTCGAGTATGTCCAAGCGCTGCGCGTGCGTGCGGTCGTCGCCCGGCGGTTCGAGGAAGAACTCGGCGACTTCGACGCGGTGGTCGCCGAGGATACGGGCGGCTCGCTCCTTATCACGACGAACAACACCGGTCACCCGCAGATGATCATTCCCTGGGGGACAAATGAGAAGGGGGCGCCGAAGGCGGTCAGCATCGTGGGCCGGCTCTACGACGAAGCCAAGGTTTGCGAGATCGCGGGTGCGCTCCAATCGAAGGCGCACTTCCACGAGATGTTGCCCCCTCTCTAG
- a CDS encoding four-helix bundle copper-binding protein translates to MENLQACVEACRTCAQACENCAEQCRGQQGMEECVRTCEQCAATCRSCVDAMQNGSTSQCQTCAETCERCAAECDKHDNDHCRECAQTCRDCADGCREVATVNV, encoded by the coding sequence ATGGAAAACCTACAGGCTTGCGTCGAGGCTTGCCGGACGTGTGCGCAGGCGTGCGAGAACTGTGCCGAGCAATGCCGAGGGCAGCAGGGCATGGAAGAGTGCGTGCGGACCTGCGAGCAGTGCGCCGCAACGTGTCGGTCCTGCGTCGATGCCATGCAGAACGGCTCGACGAGCCAGTGCCAGACGTGCGCGGAGACCTGCGAGCGTTGCGCGGCAGAATGCGACAAGCACGACAACGACCATTGCCGCGAGTGCGCCCAGACTTGCCGAGATTGCGCGGACGGGTGTCGCGAGGTCGCGACCGTCAACGTCTAG
- a CDS encoding VOC family protein: MEDAPAPGSLAWLDLTVPDASALRDFYSKVVGWQSEEVPVEDYADYSMMPPGSDDGVAGICHSRGPNVGIPPFWMPYFIVADLDASIAAALENGGELIEDRRFEEGGVAFFRDPAGAFFAIWQS, encoded by the coding sequence ATGGAAGACGCCCCGGCACCCGGTAGCCTGGCCTGGCTCGATCTCACCGTCCCAGACGCTTCGGCGCTCCGCGACTTCTACTCCAAAGTCGTGGGGTGGCAGTCAGAGGAAGTCCCGGTGGAGGACTATGCCGACTACTCAATGATGCCGCCCGGTTCCGACGACGGGGTGGCGGGGATCTGCCACAGCCGCGGCCCGAACGTGGGCATTCCCCCGTTCTGGATGCCCTACTTCATCGTCGCCGACTTGGACGCCAGCATCGCGGCGGCCCTGGAGAACGGGGGCGAGCTCATCGAGGACCGCCGCTTCGAAGAAGGCGGGGTCGCTTTCTTCCGCGATCCGGCCGGGGCATTCTTCGCGATCTGGCAATCTTGA